One window of Desulfobacca acetoxidans DSM 11109 genomic DNA carries:
- a CDS encoding RtcB family protein, protein MSVGIKLRQLDAYRWEIPQEGKMRTRGLIFCAAEMIPALRQDQSLQQVANVATLPGIVGPSLAMPDIHWGYGFPIGGVAAFDLATGVVSPGGVGYDINCGVRLLRTDLHRSEIAGLVQELVDTLFSNIPSGLGSRRRDFKLAPPTLKDVLRYGAAWAVKNGFGNADDLLHIEAGGCIKGADPELISGQALERGHDQLGTLGSGNHFTEIGYVQEIFDETLARALGVFLDQVTVIIHTGSRGLGHQVCDDHIKKLLQASTKYGFDLPDRQLCCAPIQSPEGEEYLAAMAAAANFAFANRQIITHWVRETFQQVLGLGPKALGLELVYDVAHNIAKIETHTVNGRPQKLCVHRKGATRAFPAHHPEVPALYQETGQPVLIPGDMGRYSYLLVGTQQAMEETFGSTCHGAGRILSRHQALKRARGRSIVKELAAQGIIIRGAGKGTVAEEIPEAYKDVEQVVEVVHGAGISRKVAKLHPLGVIKG, encoded by the coding sequence ATGAGTGTTGGAATTAAGCTTCGACAGTTAGATGCCTATCGGTGGGAGATTCCCCAGGAAGGCAAGATGCGCACCCGCGGCCTCATCTTCTGTGCAGCCGAAATGATACCGGCCCTGCGCCAGGATCAGAGCCTGCAGCAGGTGGCCAATGTGGCGACACTGCCTGGCATTGTAGGACCTTCCCTGGCCATGCCGGACATCCACTGGGGATATGGCTTTCCCATCGGGGGGGTGGCGGCCTTTGATCTAGCGACAGGCGTGGTTTCACCCGGCGGGGTCGGCTATGATATCAACTGCGGCGTCCGGCTGCTGCGAACCGATCTGCATCGGTCGGAGATAGCCGGCCTGGTCCAGGAGCTGGTTGACACCCTATTTAGTAATATCCCTTCCGGTCTGGGCTCCCGGCGCCGGGATTTTAAACTGGCGCCCCCCACTCTGAAAGATGTCCTGCGCTACGGAGCTGCCTGGGCAGTAAAAAACGGCTTCGGAAACGCCGATGACCTGTTGCACATCGAAGCCGGCGGTTGTATTAAAGGCGCTGACCCGGAACTGATTTCGGGCCAGGCCCTGGAGCGGGGACATGATCAGCTCGGCACCCTGGGCTCCGGTAACCATTTTACTGAAATCGGCTACGTGCAAGAGATATTTGATGAAACATTGGCTCGGGCATTGGGTGTCTTCTTGGATCAGGTGACGGTGATCATCCATACCGGCTCCCGGGGATTGGGTCATCAGGTCTGCGACGACCACATTAAGAAGCTGCTGCAGGCCTCCACTAAATACGGCTTCGACCTGCCCGACCGGCAGTTGTGCTGCGCTCCCATCCAATCGCCGGAAGGGGAGGAGTATCTTGCCGCCATGGCCGCGGCGGCCAATTTCGCTTTTGCCAATCGACAGATCATCACCCACTGGGTACGGGAGACTTTTCAGCAGGTTCTCGGCCTGGGTCCCAAAGCACTGGGACTGGAACTGGTGTACGATGTGGCTCATAATATCGCCAAGATTGAGACCCACACAGTGAATGGCAGGCCGCAGAAACTCTGCGTGCACCGCAAAGGCGCCACCCGAGCCTTTCCGGCACATCACCCCGAGGTTCCGGCGCTCTATCAGGAGACTGGCCAACCGGTGCTGATTCCGGGTGATATGGGGCGCTACTCCTATCTGTTGGTGGGTACCCAGCAGGCCATGGAGGAGACCTTCGGCAGCACCTGCCACGGCGCCGGGCGGATTCTCAGCCGCCATCAGGCCCTCAAGAGGGCTCGGGGCCGCTCTATCGTCAAGGAACTGGCAGCACAAGGAATTATCATCCGAGGTGCCGGTAAGGGCACGGTGGCCGAAGAGATCCCGGAGGCCTATAAAGACGTGGAGCAGGTCGTGGAAGTGGTACACGGCGCTGGCATAAGCCGCAAGGTGGCCAAATTGCATCCTTTAGGGGTAATAAAAGGATAA
- a CDS encoding archease, whose product MRSPKRSGFRSIAHTADVGFKLYGETLADIFVQGAHALYGMMVDRRRLRALESRMVAVDAPDREALLIAWLNHLLYLFDTTGFLGKQIDILDLSDVNLGARMQGEKLDPERHDLKTGVKAATYHKLAVRQTQAGWEATVIFDL is encoded by the coding sequence GTGCGGTCCCCGAAGCGTTCCGGTTTCCGATCGATAGCGCACACCGCCGATGTGGGTTTCAAACTGTACGGCGAAACCTTGGCGGATATATTTGTCCAAGGGGCTCATGCCCTCTACGGAATGATGGTTGACCGCCGCCGCCTGCGCGCGCTCGAGAGCCGGATGGTGGCGGTCGATGCTCCGGATCGGGAGGCCCTCCTCATAGCCTGGCTCAATCACCTGCTCTATCTTTTCGATACCACAGGGTTTCTCGGCAAACAAATAGACATCCTGGATCTTTCGGATGTCAATTTAGGGGCGCGTATGCAGGGGGAAAAACTGGATCCAGAACGCCATGACCTAAAAACCGGCGTCAAGGCCGCTACTTATCATAAGTTAGCGGTGCGGCAGACCCAGGCGGGATGGGAGGCGACCGTCATCTTCGACTTGTAG